The proteins below are encoded in one region of Bacteroides uniformis:
- a CDS encoding alpha-amylase family glycosyl hydrolase, translating to MRNLFYTILVLLTVYACAGKREIVTEQKQVLPAVEDVVMYEINPRVFALKNAFNVISKHLDSIQFLGVNVVWFMPIYEIGEVNTVNSPYCIKDYKRINPEFGTVEEFKRLVELCHEKGISVILDWVANHTSWDHAWIKEHKEWYTQDSIGNIISPAGTGWNDVADLNYDNADMCLAMIDAMKYWIQEVGVDGFRCDAADYVPYTFWKQAVDSLRAIPNRKLLMLAEGKRKDHFDAGFDMNYAWDLMEAMRDVFVNDSSAARLLEVDWSEYDSIPAGKMKLRFITNHDEASKMSPIVELGSERAAMAAFVGTVFLHGGALIYSSQEIGHEAPINFFAYTSVDWSECSDIYQEYGCLMGLYNKYPALRKGILTGYPASDVLMYQKSDGKDAFMILVNVRNRDVSVILPEGWKHHVATDIYENKPLELMNEIKLNALEYRIIRF from the coding sequence ATGAGGAATTTATTTTATACTATACTTGTATTATTGACAGTGTATGCTTGTGCCGGAAAACGCGAGATAGTTACTGAACAAAAGCAAGTATTACCTGCTGTAGAAGACGTTGTGATGTACGAAATCAATCCACGTGTTTTTGCTCTGAAGAATGCATTTAATGTCATATCAAAACATCTTGATTCTATTCAGTTTTTGGGTGTTAATGTTGTTTGGTTTATGCCAATCTATGAGATTGGTGAGGTAAATACGGTGAATTCTCCTTATTGTATCAAAGATTATAAAAGAATAAATCCTGAATTTGGAACAGTAGAAGAATTTAAGCGTTTAGTGGAATTATGCCATGAAAAAGGAATAAGTGTAATTTTAGATTGGGTTGCTAATCATACATCTTGGGACCATGCTTGGATTAAAGAACATAAAGAGTGGTATACTCAGGATAGTATCGGAAATATAATTTCTCCTGCAGGAACGGGATGGAATGATGTGGCAGATTTGAACTACGATAATGCAGATATGTGCCTTGCAATGATTGATGCTATGAAATATTGGATACAAGAAGTTGGTGTAGATGGTTTTCGCTGTGATGCTGCTGATTATGTTCCATATACTTTCTGGAAGCAAGCTGTTGATTCTCTGAGGGCTATTCCAAATCGGAAATTGTTAATGTTGGCAGAAGGTAAGCGCAAAGATCATTTTGATGCAGGATTTGATATGAACTATGCTTGGGATTTGATGGAGGCGATGCGGGATGTTTTCGTTAATGATAGTAGTGCGGCACGCTTGTTGGAGGTGGATTGGAGCGAGTATGACTCAATTCCGGCAGGAAAAATGAAATTACGTTTTATTACCAATCATGATGAGGCTTCTAAAATGTCGCCAATTGTGGAGTTAGGAAGTGAAAGGGCAGCTATGGCTGCTTTTGTTGGAACAGTTTTTTTGCATGGTGGAGCATTGATTTATAGTTCACAAGAAATTGGACATGAGGCTCCTATTAATTTTTTTGCATATACATCCGTGGATTGGTCCGAATGTTCGGATATTTATCAAGAATATGGGTGTTTAATGGGATTGTATAATAAATATCCTGCACTTCGGAAAGGAATATTAACTGGGTATCCTGCTTCAGACGTCTTGATGTATCAGAAAAGTGATGGTAAAGATGCTTTTATGATATTGGTTAATGTGCGTAATAGAGATGTTTCTGTTATCTTACCGGAGGGTTGGAAGCATCATGTAGCTACTGATATTTACGAAAATAAACCTCTGGAATTGATGAATGAAATTAAACTGAATGCATTAGAGTATAGAATAATTAGATTCTGA
- a CDS encoding SusC/RagA family TonB-linked outer membrane protein — MKQVNLRICQTILTLILGLFLSVGAYAQNITVKGHVKDALGGVIGANVVEKGNSTNGIITDLDGNFTLTVPQGATLVVSFIGYKTQEVAAAPSVIITLQDDAELLGEVVVIGYGTAKKNDLTGSVTAISADKMVKGAVTSATDMLVGKAAGVSVITDGGAPGAGATIRVRGGSSMSASNNPLIVIDGVPVDDGGINGMSNPLATVHPNDIETFTILKDASATAIYGSRASNGVIIINTKKGKSGRVQVGYSGTFSINTRPNKVDVMSANEFREFVTSKFGESSAQFKALGQANTDWQDEIFKTSFSTDHNVNVSGAIPHMPYRVSVSYTNENGILKTSNMERLTGAISLNPNFFDKKLNIQLNVKGIYNTNRFADTGAIGMATQYDPTQPIYMDGNPYGNGYFMYMKSGNNPTPVDIGLANPVSILDSKHDESTVYRSIGNAQIDYKFHFLPELRANLNLGYDVSKSEGDVIIEDNAPMTWCQGNYKTGFGENSSYYQLKRNTLLDFYLNYAKEFGAHHVDVMGGYSWQHFYNSTWTKYPYSTVKAEETGKEFYKDMEDYSTENYLVSFFGRLNYTLLNRYLVTFTLRNDGSSRFNKDNRWGLFPSVALAWKMKEENFLKGVDWLSDLKLRLGYGITGQQNLNNGDYPYMARYMYSKAGANYYFGNNKYSLIAPQAYDENLKWEETTTYNIGLDFGVLNNKLTGTLDLYYRKTDDLLNTVTAPAGTNFSNQLLTNVGTLENKGIELTLTAHPITTKDWDWTLSYNISYNKNEITKLTFNDDPAYKGVIHTGIDGATGYNIMINAVDHPYNSFYVWEQLYDKAGNPIEGAYVDQNGDNKIDEEDLVAYKKSAPDVFMGLTSQLSYKNWDLSFALRASIGNYAYNNVQSNREAWDGSQMYDQTGFLKNRLTSAWKTNFKTGQYRSSYYVQNASFVRMDNISLGYTFNKLFNDKQSARVYVTVQNPFVITKYDGLDPEISGSGVDNNIYPRPRVFMLGLNLNF, encoded by the coding sequence ATGAAGCAAGTTAATCTTAGAATCTGTCAAACGATTCTTACCCTAATCTTAGGGCTATTCTTGTCTGTAGGCGCTTATGCACAGAACATCACTGTGAAAGGGCATGTAAAAGATGCTTTGGGAGGAGTGATAGGCGCAAATGTAGTGGAAAAAGGAAATTCCACGAATGGTATAATCACTGACCTTGATGGTAATTTTACATTGACAGTTCCTCAGGGAGCTACGTTGGTCGTGTCTTTTATCGGATACAAGACGCAAGAAGTAGCTGCTGCTCCTTCAGTAATTATTACATTACAAGATGATGCGGAATTGTTGGGCGAGGTGGTCGTAATTGGTTACGGTACAGCCAAAAAGAATGATTTGACTGGGTCTGTTACGGCTATTAGTGCAGATAAAATGGTAAAAGGTGCTGTTACATCTGCTACTGATATGTTGGTTGGTAAAGCTGCCGGTGTAAGTGTGATTACTGACGGTGGTGCTCCGGGAGCTGGTGCTACAATTCGTGTGCGTGGCGGTTCTTCTATGTCTGCATCCAATAATCCGTTGATTGTTATTGACGGTGTGCCTGTAGATGACGGTGGTATTAATGGTATGTCAAATCCTTTGGCTACTGTCCATCCCAATGATATTGAGACTTTTACTATTTTGAAAGATGCTTCTGCAACAGCCATTTATGGTTCTCGTGCATCTAACGGTGTTATTATTATTAATACTAAAAAAGGAAAGTCTGGACGTGTACAAGTTGGTTATAGCGGTACATTCTCTATTAATACAAGACCCAATAAAGTAGATGTAATGTCTGCAAATGAATTTAGAGAATTTGTGACTTCTAAATTCGGTGAATCAAGTGCTCAGTTTAAAGCATTAGGTCAGGCAAATACTGATTGGCAGGATGAAATATTCAAAACCTCTTTCAGTACAGACCACAATGTTAATGTTTCTGGTGCTATACCACACATGCCCTATCGTGTATCAGTTTCTTATACCAATGAAAATGGTATATTGAAGACTTCTAATATGGAGCGTTTGACTGGTGCTATTAGCTTGAATCCTAATTTCTTTGATAAGAAATTGAATATTCAGTTGAATGTGAAAGGTATTTATAATACAAACCGTTTTGCAGATACTGGTGCAATAGGTATGGCGACGCAATATGATCCGACACAGCCTATTTACATGGATGGAAATCCCTATGGTAACGGCTACTTTATGTATATGAAAAGTGGCAATAATCCTACACCGGTTGATATTGGTTTGGCTAATCCCGTTTCTATTTTAGATTCAAAGCATGACGAATCAACTGTTTATAGAAGTATTGGTAATGCACAAATTGACTATAAGTTTCATTTCCTGCCCGAATTGAGAGCAAACTTGAATTTAGGTTACGACGTGTCTAAGAGTGAAGGTGATGTTATTATAGAAGATAATGCTCCTATGACTTGGTGCCAAGGTAACTATAAAACTGGGTTTGGGGAAAATAGCAGCTATTATCAATTGAAGCGGAATACATTGCTGGATTTCTATTTGAATTATGCTAAAGAGTTTGGTGCACATCATGTCGATGTTATGGGCGGTTATTCTTGGCAGCATTTCTATAATTCTACATGGACCAAATATCCTTATTCTACAGTAAAAGCTGAAGAAACTGGTAAGGAATTCTATAAGGATATGGAAGATTATTCAACTGAAAACTATCTTGTTTCTTTCTTTGGGCGTTTGAATTATACATTATTGAATCGTTATTTGGTGACATTTACCTTGCGTAATGATGGTTCTTCACGTTTCAATAAAGACAATCGTTGGGGATTATTTCCTTCAGTTGCTTTGGCATGGAAGATGAAAGAAGAGAATTTCTTGAAGGGAGTGGATTGGCTTTCTGATTTGAAGTTGCGTTTGGGCTATGGTATTACTGGTCAGCAAAACCTGAATAATGGTGACTATCCTTATATGGCTCGCTATATGTATTCCAAAGCTGGAGCAAATTATTATTTTGGTAATAACAAGTATTCATTGATTGCTCCTCAAGCTTATGATGAAAACTTGAAATGGGAAGAAACTACAACTTACAATATTGGATTGGATTTCGGTGTATTGAACAACAAATTGACAGGTACTCTTGATTTGTATTATCGTAAAACTGATGATTTGCTGAATACGGTTACAGCTCCTGCCGGTACAAACTTTAGTAACCAGTTGTTGACGAATGTAGGTACATTGGAGAATAAAGGTATTGAACTTACTTTGACGGCTCATCCTATCACGACAAAAGATTGGGACTGGACATTGAGTTATAACATCTCTTATAATAAAAATGAAATTACCAAATTGACATTTAATGATGACCCGGCTTATAAAGGTGTGATTCATACTGGTATTGATGGAGCAACCGGTTATAATATCATGATAAATGCTGTTGATCATCCTTATAATTCATTCTATGTATGGGAACAACTTTATGATAAGGCTGGAAATCCGATAGAAGGTGCTTATGTTGATCAAAATGGGGATAATAAAATAGACGAAGAAGATTTGGTCGCTTACAAAAAGTCTGCTCCTGACGTATTTATGGGATTAACTTCTCAATTGTCTTATAAGAATTGGGATTTGTCATTTGCTTTGCGTGCAAGTATTGGAAACTATGCTTATAACAATGTACAATCCAATCGTGAGGCTTGGGATGGTTCACAAATGTATGACCAAACTGGTTTCTTGAAAAATCGTTTGACTTCTGCATGGAAAACAAATTTCAAGACAGGGCAATATCGTTCTAGTTACTATGTTCAGAATGCTTCTTTTGTACGGATGGACAATATTTCATTAGGATACACTTTTAACAAGCTGTTCAATGATAAACAAAGTGCACGTGTTTATGTCACGGTACAGAATCCGTTTGTTATTACCAAATATGATGGTTTGGATCCTGAAATTAGCGGTAGTGGAGTTGATAATAATATCTATCCTCGCCCTCGTGTATTTATGTTAGGCTTGAATCTTAATTTTTAA
- a CDS encoding SusE domain-containing protein — protein sequence MKTKYIYLLLAGIFALMSCEEDATPILELKTAAALHALSQTDITITKDNKDAQFPEIAWDKADYGVSAVVNYVVTLTNTSTNKSIVIGETGDAKLAFTNSEMNSLLAKVGAYPGQTYDFTVSLVSEAYDAYTDAASNSITFKATPYDPNVDNITWKYAYVAVGYPDWDYTTAYLIGDPDGDGIYSGYANFDGAASYAIIDGADLTKVLAKDQQVTADGKGFIEITLDAEGKVTQSEKGLVWGVIGDATSSGWDKDTQMEYDTTTRLWTVVTPLLDKEFKFRANNDWGFNYGAEEGKLSELAGNLVAGGQNFKVVKASPYIITLNLTNAGKYTYSMEETTIELSSSAMTLPGSYQSGDGWKPEADDCYKVESAARDFKYTGTHYFPADTEFKFYDSGTWIGVVGDITWNEAKTSTTFVIGDGGNVKIEAAGYYRVGADTKKMVATLDKTGWEIIGDATPGGWDKGTLMDYDAETQKWSVTVTLGDGEMKFRWDAAWTINFGGSLGALTQDGGNIKVSAGTYTIVLDPEAKNATMTAN from the coding sequence ATGAAGACAAAATATATTTATTTACTTTTGGCTGGAATCTTCGCATTGATGTCTTGTGAGGAGGATGCTACCCCCATATTGGAATTGAAGACTGCTGCTGCATTGCATGCGCTTTCCCAAACAGACATTACTATTACTAAAGACAATAAGGATGCGCAATTTCCGGAAATAGCTTGGGATAAGGCAGATTATGGAGTTTCTGCAGTAGTTAATTATGTTGTAACTCTAACAAATACTTCTACCAATAAGAGTATTGTAATAGGAGAAACAGGGGATGCAAAACTGGCATTTACAAATAGTGAAATGAATTCTTTATTGGCTAAGGTAGGAGCATATCCGGGGCAAACGTATGATTTTACTGTTTCTTTGGTTTCTGAGGCATATGATGCTTATACTGATGCAGCTAGTAACTCAATAACTTTTAAGGCTACACCTTATGACCCTAATGTAGATAATATTACATGGAAGTATGCTTATGTAGCTGTTGGCTATCCTGATTGGGACTACACTACTGCCTATTTGATAGGTGACCCTGACGGTGATGGCATTTATAGTGGTTATGCCAATTTTGATGGTGCTGCTTCTTATGCAATCATTGATGGTGCAGACCTTACGAAAGTATTGGCTAAAGACCAGCAAGTTACTGCTGATGGTAAAGGTTTCATTGAAATTACTTTAGATGCAGAAGGTAAGGTAACCCAATCAGAGAAAGGGCTGGTTTGGGGAGTAATTGGAGATGCTACGTCTAGTGGTTGGGACAAAGATACCCAGATGGAATACGATACCACTACTCGTCTTTGGACAGTGGTTACTCCGTTGCTCGATAAGGAATTCAAATTTAGAGCCAATAATGACTGGGGATTCAATTATGGAGCAGAAGAAGGTAAACTTTCTGAGTTGGCCGGTAACTTGGTTGCTGGAGGTCAAAATTTCAAAGTGGTAAAGGCAAGTCCCTATATTATTACTTTAAATTTGACTAATGCAGGAAAATATACTTATAGTATGGAAGAAACAACGATTGAGCTTTCTAGCTCTGCAATGACATTGCCTGGTAGCTATCAGAGTGGTGATGGTTGGAAGCCGGAAGCTGATGATTGCTATAAGGTAGAATCTGCAGCTCGTGATTTCAAATATACTGGCACTCACTATTTCCCTGCCGATACAGAATTCAAGTTCTATGATTCTGGTACGTGGATTGGTGTTGTTGGAGATATTACTTGGAATGAGGCTAAGACATCAACTACGTTTGTTATCGGTGATGGCGGTAATGTTAAGATTGAGGCTGCCGGTTATTATCGAGTAGGTGCCGATACTAAGAAGATGGTTGCTACTTTGGATAAGACAGGTTGGGAGATTATTGGTGATGCTACTCCTGGTGGATGGGATAAAGGCACTTTAATGGATTATGATGCTGAAACGCAAAAGTGGTCGGTGACTGTTACATTAGGTGATGGTGAAATGAAATTCAGATGGGATGCAGCTTGGACTATAAACTTTGGTGGTAGTTTAGGTGCGCTGACGCAGGATGGTGGAAATATTAAAGTTTCAGCTGGAACATACACGATTGTATTGGATCCAGAAGCTAAGAATGCTACAATGACAGCCAATTAA
- a CDS encoding RagB/SusD family nutrient uptake outer membrane protein, whose amino-acid sequence MKILKYKYILSAALLSTMLGVTSCVNDLDTVPLDKDELVSDVVFGKEIGAYEQSLAKIYAGLVIGGNAGGDSDQDVVGIDGGSQASFIRVLWNMQELASDIAHCCWNDPGIPDFNHISWAASSPWIKGSYYRLYYQINLSNAFLRETTDDKLASRGCSEQVKASIKTFRAEARFMRALMYLYALDLYRNVPFVDENSPIGSVRPQQIMKDQLFEYIESEMLACESDMLDPVVGFNDNYGHANKAALWAALSRLYLNADTYVGVNKYTECVTYSKKIISAGYQLEPVYGDMFKADNDQSKEMIFPLRYEGEDTMTWGGMTALLCWGSADFQEETNAKGGWQGVRAKSSLYNIFEKEDSSDKDTRKAMLRTEATTNIEITNEADFVNNGIPVTKFYNVNKDGSKPASAEAWTDYPLFRLGEIYLNLAEAVLRGGQGATKTEALGYVNDLRKRAYSDKASAPISDSDFTLDFMMDERARELFYEAQRRTDLIRFGKYTSADYVWPWKGGVAAGKSVESFYQVFPLPSDDVGSNQNLVQNEGY is encoded by the coding sequence ATGAAAATATTAAAATATAAATATATATTGTCGGCAGCCCTTTTGAGTACGATGTTAGGGGTTACCTCTTGTGTGAACGATCTGGATACGGTTCCATTGGATAAGGATGAATTGGTTTCGGATGTCGTTTTTGGAAAGGAGATAGGAGCTTATGAACAAAGTTTGGCTAAAATATATGCAGGTTTGGTAATAGGTGGTAATGCAGGTGGAGACTCAGACCAGGATGTTGTCGGCATTGACGGTGGTTCTCAGGCTTCATTTATTCGCGTATTGTGGAATATGCAGGAATTGGCTTCTGATATCGCTCATTGTTGCTGGAATGATCCTGGTATTCCAGACTTCAATCATATTTCTTGGGCTGCTTCAAGTCCATGGATCAAAGGATCATATTATCGTTTGTATTATCAGATTAACTTGTCAAATGCGTTTTTACGTGAAACAACTGATGATAAACTTGCCTCACGAGGTTGTTCAGAGCAAGTAAAGGCTTCTATTAAAACTTTCCGTGCAGAAGCTCGTTTTATGCGTGCTTTGATGTATCTGTATGCTTTGGATTTGTATCGTAATGTTCCGTTTGTAGATGAAAACAGCCCTATTGGTAGCGTTCGTCCACAACAAATTATGAAAGATCAATTATTTGAATACATTGAAAGTGAAATGTTGGCATGTGAAAGTGATATGCTTGATCCTGTAGTTGGATTTAATGATAATTATGGACATGCTAATAAAGCTGCTCTGTGGGCTGCATTGTCTCGCTTGTATTTGAATGCAGACACGTATGTAGGTGTAAATAAATATACTGAATGTGTGACTTATTCTAAAAAGATTATTTCAGCAGGTTACCAATTGGAACCGGTTTATGGCGATATGTTCAAAGCTGATAATGACCAATCCAAAGAGATGATTTTCCCATTGAGATATGAAGGTGAAGATACAATGACCTGGGGAGGTATGACAGCTTTGTTATGCTGGGGTTCTGCTGATTTTCAAGAAGAAACGAATGCAAAGGGAGGTTGGCAAGGTGTTAGAGCTAAGTCGTCTTTATATAATATCTTTGAAAAAGAGGATAGCAGTGATAAGGATACTCGTAAAGCAATGTTGCGTACAGAAGCTACCACAAATATTGAGATCACAAATGAAGCTGATTTTGTCAATAATGGCATTCCCGTTACCAAGTTTTATAATGTGAATAAAGATGGAAGTAAACCTGCATCTGCGGAAGCTTGGACAGATTATCCATTATTCCGTTTAGGTGAAATCTATTTGAATTTAGCAGAAGCTGTTCTTCGTGGCGGACAAGGAGCAACAAAAACAGAGGCTTTGGGATATGTAAATGATTTGCGTAAACGTGCATATTCAGACAAGGCGTCCGCACCTATTTCCGATAGTGATTTTACTTTGGACTTTATGATGGATGAACGCGCACGTGAGCTATTCTACGAAGCTCAAAGACGTACAGATTTGATTCGCTTCGGTAAATATACTTCTGCTGATTATGTTTGGCCATGGAAGGGTGGAGTTGCGGCAGGAAAATCTGTTGAAAGCTTTTATCAAGTGTTCCCCTTGCCTTCAGACGATGTTGGTTCTAATCAGAACCTGGTACAGAATGAAGGATACTAA
- a CDS encoding alpha-amylase family glycosyl hydrolase, with translation MKIIVQRENLVLWHLICFSVLLAFTACSDNKEEFQEYLTPASGSEAIFEQGFSFAEAASSQSVSFEAGYQWTAELSGEDIGWCSINPAKGLSGKATIMVSVAKNETGIARTAQLNIISGSKREEISVTQAANAIAIPAGLSYTPVVPDADQSLVITFKADTKSALYEYKGDVYVHIGVVSEGRWQFVPAEWAENKDKCKMTLSEANIWSITLSPNIREWFGSGKTPVNQLGIVIRSADGSKKGIDTDSFIAVTDTKYEGFAPGEIKTAAVPADMVEGINIMDNSTVTLVLYDKDVNGNHKDFAHVVGDFNNWTLSNDEKSQMYRDDASGCWWITLAGLDAGKEYAFQYYVGTKEGEVIHLADAYTEKILDPDNDKDISASTYNENLVYPKGGVGIVSTFKIQKDSYNWKYNDFKIANPKQLVIYELHLRDFTATSDINGAMGKLSYLKEMGVNAIELMPVQEFDGNDSWGYNPCFFFAMDKAYGTKTMYKQFIDACHEAGMAVILDVVYNHATGNNPLAKLYWDGDKTAKNNPYFNVEAPHPYSVFHDFNHESPLVRKFVKRNLQFLLKEYKVDGFRFDLTKGFTQTSCTESTASNYDAGRIAVLKDYNAAIKEVKKDSYVILEHFCDSKEENELAADGMHLWRNLNNAYCQSAMGYAENSSFSSLYEKNTAWVGFMESHDEERTAYKQSQWGDGVLKTDLDARMNQLALNTTFFLTVPGPKMVWQFGEMGYDISIEENGRTGRKPLHWEYLDNADRKGLHDVYAGLMKLRNAHPELFDANATLTWKVETSDWDNGRTLLVKSITGKQLVVVGNFTHTATDIVFPATPGNWTNYFTGKSETVNKQVNVPAHGYVVYTNF, from the coding sequence ATGAAAATTATCGTTCAACGTGAGAATCTTGTTTTATGGCATTTGATATGCTTCAGCGTGCTGCTGGCATTCACGGCATGTAGTGACAACAAAGAGGAGTTTCAGGAATATTTGACTCCTGCCTCCGGTAGTGAAGCTATTTTTGAACAAGGTTTTAGCTTTGCTGAAGCTGCTTCTTCACAAAGTGTCAGTTTTGAGGCCGGATATCAATGGACTGCTGAGCTGAGTGGTGAGGATATTGGCTGGTGCAGTATCAATCCGGCAAAAGGCTTGTCAGGAAAAGCTACGATTATGGTTTCTGTTGCTAAAAATGAAACTGGAATAGCGCGTACAGCACAATTGAATATTATATCCGGTTCAAAAAGGGAAGAAATATCCGTCACTCAAGCTGCCAATGCAATTGCAATTCCTGCTGGTCTGAGTTATACACCGGTGGTACCAGATGCTGATCAGTCTCTTGTCATTACGTTTAAAGCGGATACAAAGTCTGCCCTCTATGAGTATAAAGGAGATGTGTATGTACATATTGGTGTTGTCAGTGAAGGTCGTTGGCAATTCGTGCCTGCAGAGTGGGCAGAAAACAAAGATAAATGTAAGATGACTTTATCTGAGGCTAATATTTGGAGTATTACATTGAGTCCGAATATCCGGGAGTGGTTTGGGAGTGGAAAGACACCGGTGAACCAACTTGGAATAGTGATTCGTAGTGCGGATGGTAGTAAAAAAGGAATAGATACTGATTCCTTTATAGCGGTAACTGATACAAAATATGAAGGATTTGCACCCGGTGAGATTAAAACTGCCGCTGTACCGGCTGATATGGTCGAAGGTATCAACATAATGGATAATTCTACAGTGACACTGGTACTTTATGATAAAGATGTGAATGGAAATCATAAGGATTTTGCACATGTTGTGGGTGACTTTAACAATTGGACCTTAAGTAATGACGAAAAGTCGCAGATGTATCGTGATGATGCTTCCGGATGTTGGTGGATTACGTTGGCGGGGTTAGATGCTGGTAAAGAGTATGCTTTCCAATACTATGTGGGTACAAAGGAAGGTGAAGTAATTCATTTGGCAGATGCTTATACTGAAAAAATACTGGATCCTGATAATGATAAAGATATTTCAGCTTCTACCTATAATGAAAACCTGGTTTATCCTAAGGGAGGGGTAGGAATCGTTTCGACCTTCAAGATACAGAAAGATAGTTATAACTGGAAGTATAATGATTTTAAAATAGCAAATCCTAAGCAATTAGTGATATATGAATTGCACTTGCGCGACTTTACGGCTACGAGTGACATTAACGGTGCGATGGGAAAGCTTTCTTACTTGAAAGAAATGGGTGTCAACGCTATTGAGTTGATGCCGGTGCAGGAGTTTGACGGCAATGACAGTTGGGGGTATAATCCTTGTTTTTTCTTTGCGATGGATAAAGCTTATGGGACAAAAACAATGTATAAGCAGTTCATTGATGCTTGTCATGAGGCTGGTATGGCAGTTATTCTGGATGTGGTTTATAATCATGCTACAGGAAATAATCCGCTGGCTAAACTCTATTGGGATGGTGATAAGACTGCAAAGAATAATCCATACTTCAATGTGGAAGCACCTCATCCTTATAGCGTGTTCCATGATTTCAATCATGAAAGCCCATTGGTGCGTAAGTTTGTGAAGCGTAATCTGCAATTCTTGTTGAAGGAATATAAGGTGGATGGCTTTCGTTTTGATTTGACGAAAGGGTTCACACAAACCTCTTGCACTGAAAGTACAGCATCCAATTACGATGCGGGTCGCATTGCCGTCCTAAAGGATTATAATGCGGCCATCAAGGAAGTGAAAAAGGACTCTTATGTTATCTTGGAGCATTTCTGTGATTCAAAGGAAGAAAATGAACTGGCAGCTGATGGTATGCACTTATGGCGTAACTTGAATAATGCCTATTGTCAGTCGGCTATGGGGTATGCTGAAAATAGTTCTTTTAGTAGCCTTTATGAGAAAAACACTGCATGGGTAGGTTTTATGGAAAGCCATGATGAAGAACGCACAGCTTACAAACAGTCGCAATGGGGTGATGGTGTGCTGAAAACCGACCTTGATGCCCGTATGAATCAGTTGGCACTAAATACAACTTTCTTCCTTACCGTTCCTGGTCCTAAGATGGTTTGGCAGTTCGGAGAGATGGGATATGACATCTCTATTGAAGAAAATGGCCGTACCGGTAGGAAGCCTTTGCATTGGGAATATTTAGATAACGCCGATCGTAAAGGGCTGCACGATGTTTATGCAGGTTTGATGAAGCTGCGCAATGCTCATCCGGAGTTGTTTGATGCAAATGCAACTTTGACATGGAAGGTGGAAACTTCTGATTGGGACAACGGTCGTACATTATTGGTAAAAAGTATAACGGGTAAGCAACTGGTGGTGGTGGGTAACTTTACACATACCGCTACTGATATTGTTTTCCCTGCCACTCCTGGTAACTGGACCAATTACTTTACAGGAAAAAGTGAAACCGTAAATAAACAGGTTAATGTACCGGCTCATGGATATGTGGTCTACACTAATTTCTGA